In the Patescibacteria group bacterium genome, one interval contains:
- a CDS encoding site-specific integrase, whose translation MKATANIYFDGRASRRNKDGLRPVKLCITYNRDQKYYSIVDQLCNNEWRYIKDDDIKKVYPINEKTKEPKNPIGIYKDIRIEYERIVKNAEGIIKDIDDKTESFSFNQFEERFYNKAGSWDNVFTAVWNHIQDLKSEGRFGYASSFESTLRTIKEFHIGKSFDFNPRKDKVETRSKAYLTGKELRFIDITDTWLKKFERWMQQKGKSKSTIGIYVRNIRRLFNLAIDDHKVKANYPFTEHKIKSASGRKMALTAHQISLIANYETKHPQEQFYRDIFMFSFLGNGMNLSDVARLRHSNIKDEEICFVREKTKNKDHEVTLQVPITKNMQVIISRHENKTIGYDAYIFPILKEDWANDQKYAAIKQLTKQVNKYIRHVAHAVGIKDNISSYTARHSWATISKNSGTSIEYIKEALGHSSVAVTENYLKSFEKSTRQEHSTKTEDSIYKQNAV comes from the coding sequence ATGAAGGCAACAGCGAATATTTATTTTGATGGGAGGGCTTCCCGAAGAAATAAAGACGGCCTCCGCCCGGTAAAATTATGTATTACTTATAACAGAGATCAAAAATACTATTCCATTGTTGATCAATTGTGCAATAATGAATGGCGATATATTAAAGATGATGATATAAAAAAAGTTTATCCTATAAATGAAAAAACCAAAGAACCTAAAAACCCGATTGGAATATATAAAGATATTCGTATTGAATACGAAAGGATTGTTAAGAATGCAGAGGGTATTATAAAAGATATAGATGATAAAACAGAATCATTCAGTTTCAACCAGTTTGAAGAACGTTTTTATAACAAAGCTGGTTCATGGGACAATGTTTTTACTGCAGTATGGAACCATATTCAGGACTTAAAGAGTGAAGGCAGGTTCGGATATGCAAGTAGTTTTGAAAGCACGTTAAGGACTATCAAAGAGTTTCACATTGGTAAAAGTTTTGACTTCAATCCAAGAAAGGACAAAGTAGAGACACGATCAAAAGCATATCTCACAGGAAAAGAATTACGCTTTATTGATATTACAGATACCTGGCTGAAAAAATTTGAAAGGTGGATGCAACAGAAAGGTAAATCAAAATCCACAATTGGCATATATGTACGCAATATTCGCCGTCTTTTCAACCTTGCTATAGATGACCACAAGGTTAAAGCGAACTATCCTTTCACAGAACATAAAATTAAAAGTGCATCCGGACGTAAAATGGCATTGACGGCACACCAAATTAGTTTAATTGCCAATTATGAGACTAAGCACCCGCAGGAGCAATTTTATCGGGATATATTCATGTTTTCATTCTTAGGCAATGGAATGAACCTTTCAGACGTTGCAAGGTTGAGGCATTCAAATATTAAAGATGAGGAAATTTGCTTTGTAAGAGAGAAAACTAAAAATAAAGACCACGAAGTTACTTTGCAGGTTCCAATAACAAAAAACATGCAGGTCATTATTAGCAGGCACGAAAATAAGACGATCGGATACGATGCTTACATATTCCCTATCTTAAAAGAAGATTGGGCAAACGATCAGAAATACGCCGCAATTAAGCAGCTTACAAAACAGGTGAATAAATATATCCGGCATGTAGCTCATGCAGTTGGTATTAAAGACAATATTTCGAGTTATACCGCTCGCCATAGTTGGGCGACCATTTCAAAAAACAGCGGTACTTCAATAGAGTATATCAAAGAGGCCCTGGGCCATAGCTCCGTAGCTGTTACAGAGAATTATCTTAAATCATTTGAGAAATCCACAAGGCAGGAGCATTCAACTAAAACGGAAGATTCTATTTACAAACAAAATGCAGTGTG